Below is a window of Ruegeria sp. THAF33 DNA.
TCTGCCCTGATGCTGGTCGCAATGGGTGAGCCCGCCTATGGCGAGCTGATTGGCCACCATCTGCGCGAAGGCTTCGGTGTACAGAAACGTCGCGATCTTGCGATGCAGTGGTATGACGCGAGCCTGTCGGCACTGGATGCCGGATCGCAGGCTGTGTTCCTGCCCTCGCAGACCGACCGCCCGCAACTCTTGCGCGCGGCCATGGTTCAGGCGCAATAGGTCGATCCGTTTTCAGCGAATACCCAAACAAAAAACGCCGCGTTGCCCTTGGCATCGCGGCGTTTCAATTCTCGAGGAATGTTTCCTCAGCTCTGCTTGGTGACCTGCGTGAAATCCAGCTCGACCGGAGTTTCCCGGCCGAAGATCGAAACCGAAACCTTCAGCTTCTGGTTCTCGTCGTCCACACCTTCGACCATGCCGTCGAAATCTTCGAACGGGCCGTCGTTGACTTTGACCTTCTCACCGACCTCGAAGCTGATCATCAGCTTGGGTGCTTCTTCACCTTCCTGAACACGGTTCAGGATCTGGTTCACTTCGGCGTCGCGCATCGGCATCGGGCGGCCTTGCGGGCCCAGGAAACCGGTGACGCGGTTGATCGAGTTGATCAGGTGATACCCCTGATCCGACATTTCCATATGCACCAGAACGTAACCAGGCATAAAGCGGCGTTCGGTCGTGACCTTCTTGCCCCGGCGCACTTCGATCACCTCTTCGGTGGGCACCAGAACTTCGTCGATATCGTCCTCAAGGCCCTGTTCAGCCACCGACGTGCGGATCTGTTCTGCGATCTTCTTTTCGAAATTCGAAAGAACGCTGAC
It encodes the following:
- the nusG gene encoding transcription termination/antitermination protein NusG codes for the protein MAKRWYSVSVLSNFEKKIAEQIRTSVAEQGLEDDIDEVLVPTEEVIEVRRGKKVTTERRFMPGYVLVHMEMSDQGYHLINSINRVTGFLGPQGRPMPMRDAEVNQILNRVQEGEEAPKLMISFEVGEKVKVNDGPFEDFDGMVEGVDDENQKLKVSVSIFGRETPVELDFTQVTKQS